AGAATTTTATTGAGAACATGACAACAGTGTTTTTCGAAAAGGAGGAAATACTTTGCATTTGGGGGAAAAGTTAATGGAGTAAATGGCATGGACAAAATCTGTTTATGCAGATGCTATGATgctgagaaaaaatgaaagaagcaatgatttatatatgtatttgtttagaATTCAATACAATTTTGTTTCAAGGTGATACCCACATTTGCACTTACTTCAGATATTTATGCAACATCAAAAATGTGCATTTAATATGcttgttttgtgctttttaaaaacatattcgcTGCCTTGCAGAATGTATAAAGGTTTCAGAAGTACGAAAACATAATATGTACATAAACTGATTTTAAATTTAAgggtttaaaatggaaaaattgatGTGAAGTTATTTGAAGCCAATAAAACAAACACCAGTACACtaggtttgcttttttaaaaagatttattttatttttattgaaaagtcagatatacaagaggagagacagagagaaaaatcatccatccactgcttcactgtctaagcggctgcaatgaccaaaactgagccaatccaaagccagaagccaggagcctcttgcaggtctcccacgcttgtgcagggtcccaaggctttgaggtgtCTTTGGCTGTTTCCCAGGAcactagcagtgagctggatagacagcaggctgctaggattagaactagtgcccatatggaaactCGGCgcttataaggtgaggactttaaccgctaacCTACCTTGCCAGTCTACTAGGTTTTTATGATATccatatataaatacacaaatgTTGCTTTTCCATTTTACCCATTCTCCTTTGAAATATTGTGATTATTAGGAAATACAAGTATCAGTGCTAAACTCATGAACATAGACATTTTATGACAAAAAATTGTGCACTAgaacactttaaaatatattctataaGCAGCAAAAGAAACCTGAAGAATAAGTTTATCTATCTACAATATAAAGgaaacatttggaaaattataTAGCCTAATGTGAATGTTGTATTTCCCTAACCCCTAGCACAACAGACAAAATAGCCATGCCCAAGGAAAACCACTCCTTGTCAGTCGAGTTTGTGCTCACAGGATTCTCAGATCACCCAGAGCTGAAGACCCTGCTGTTTGTCGTGTTCTTTGCCATCTATCTGATCACCATGGTGGGCAACCTTGGTCTGGTGGCCTTGATTTACGTGGAACGTCAACTCCACACTCCAATGTACATCTTTCTTTGCAACCTGGCCCTGATGGATTCCTGTTGTTCCTGTGCCATCACACCTAAGATGTTAGAGAACTTGTTTTCTAAGGACAAAATGATTTCCTTCTATGAGTGCATGGCACAGTTTTATTTTCTCTGCCTTGCTGAGACTGCTGAGTGCTTCCTGCTGGCAGCaatggcctatgaccgctatgtggccatctgcagcCCTCTGCACTACCACACCAGGATGTCCAAGACACTGTGCATTCAGATGACCATCGGCGCCTACATAGCTGGAAATGTGCATCCCATCATTGAAGAATCATTTCTACTGAGGTTAACTTTCTGTGGGTCTCATCAAATCAATCACTTTTTTTGTGATGTCCTTCCACTGTATAGACTCTCCTGTGTTGACCCTTATGTCAATGAGTTGGTAGTACTTATCGTAGCAGGATCAATCCTAGTGTTAACGATTACTGTAGTTCTAATCTCTTACTTCCGAATcctttttacaatctttacaatGAAATCCAAAGAGGGAAGAGGCAAAGCCTTATCCACTTGCGCAtcccactttctctctgtgtcaataTTCTACGGTTCTCTTCTCTTCATGTACACCCGACCAAGTTCATTTAAAGAAGGGGATAAAGATGTACCTGTTGCTATTTTTTATACCATAGTAATCCCTTTATTAAATCCTTTTATTTATACTCTCAGAAATAAGGAAGTGATAAATGCTATAAAAAGaattgtgaaaaaaagaaaattttgtagCACTTGAAAACAAGTATCAACTCCATGAAAAATTGATTTCAAATTGATAGTGTAATTTTTTCTAAGCCAAGGAGTACTAACAAAGTTTAAAATGGCCACTCTgtacataaaataatgaaaacaaagatggatgGACATGAACATAATTATTCACAAAAATTTTATGTCAGAATGTAATGAATTGTAGTTTtcaacatttcaaaaaataatcaaaattattATATAAAGATAGCCTTTATATAGGCACTATATAAAGATAGCCAATGTATAAAGATAGGTAatatttttagcatatttttGCAAATTCCAAAATCTAATTCTATATACTCACCCACATTCTAAATGTTAGATACCAGACCCTTCTTAAGAAAATCAGCCTTACAGTTAAGCTGTGTTAGTGTGATTCTGAATTTTCTTTGAATTCATGAGATTTCAATGTCTATGTAATATAATGCATATGTAATAGTGATTTATATTATacttttcattattttgcttatttgtataCCATATATTGTAGTGAAAAGGCTAAATATACTTTAACAGTCAAGTGTTATCTTTGATCTCCCTGAACATTACATGTTTTAAATTTAGAAGTAATAAAAACCTTAACCAATTTCAATGAAAATTTCTGATATTTTTGCATCAATGATAAAAGATCAAGATGCTattcaaacaaaaatcaagaaaattgtCCAAACAGTCCATATCTTAACAAAACTCTCTGTTCATCACTTTTGTGCGCAGCTATGAAAtaagaggattttttaaaaatacactaacAGGCACTACGCTAGTTTTCCTTTTTATGCATATTAGCTGCAATTAGCTAAGCATgattctttgacttttttttatggCGAGCACACCTTATAGTTTAGACATACTATCTTTTGTCCAAGTGACCTAAGTAAGCTGAGGAAACTGGAATTTGGATTAACACTGCTTTTTGTCGACATGTCTGGCGGTTCAAGAAATGGAAGTCCTAATGCCTGTGCCATTCAATTATTAGATAACATCAGAATAAAATGTGCCTTAAAAATGGAAGATAATTAACATCACAagttggagaaacagagaaatgtgCATGATCAGGGCTCTGGTTAGGAAAATCTGTATGGCACCGAGGAACAGGAGGAGGGTGAGCCTTTGGACAGTCAACAGGAAGCAAGCTGGAGAAACAGCTGTCAGTGGGAGTGGAACCTTAGGGTGGACTTGATAATGTACTGAGCACTTTGAACTCTACCTTAAGGAATCTGAGTTTATGTAGAGGCACCAAACAGTGGCGTCTCCTGGGAGCAGAAAAATATCATTGTGTCTTTCACACAACTGGTCTGATGTTGAGTGAAAAGAAGCTCAAAGAAAGGAGACTAACTTACCTCATTCATACACCAAACAATGACAGCTGGAGCTTGAGAGCAAGCCAAGTAAAAAGGTACAGGTACATGAAtgacaatgaaagaaaaagacaaaattgtaaatatggaaataaaaataaggacTAACTTCATCTATCTGCCTTGGCATTTTTTCATTGTATTATTAGCAGTTAAACAGTGGCCGACTTATTTGAGGTTTTAAGTGAGTATTTCAACTGTAATTTGATTTTTCAGTATTTAATGgtttattctttctatttttgaatgTTTGATTAATAAATATATGTTGGTTTCTTTTAAGTTTTAGGATATAAGTGTGGATGAATGTAATTAGTAAATAAAAGCAGTTTAGACTCCTTAAACATTAAGAATATAAATGTACTTTGATTATTTAAATACTTTGTGAGAGTATAAGAATCTCAGGGCTGGAAGGACacatggagcaaattaaaaattcagtagaaagcCTCAACATCAGAAtgggtgaggcagaagaaagaatctcatatccagatgtgaggaaatAATGCAGCatgtatctctactttcagataaagatggactcccaatgaaaccatttactgtatattgacaataggatgttgaactcgctgccattgtccatgcccacaatgatggacatatgactgtgtatgaaaaattATACTATAGCAATCACTTAGGGGAACTCCGTGAGGGTGGAGGGAATtggggtggggataagggaaatcccaaagcctatggaactgtacttgatcttagccaaaaggccgagaagtgataagcctatggaactgtatcatcaaataataataataaaagtaagtaaaattttaaaaaatctctgaattggcagatatttcttgccacaatggggaaacaaaaatctgaaagcagagctggctcaAGCTAacgaaagtattcaagaattaagagacactatttttttttattgttaattattttgcattatgtgacaatttcataggctctgggaatccccccctccctccccctcctctccccccggtggattcctccaccttgatgcagtattacagttcaaattcaatcaagattctttcattgcaaacatataccaagcatagagtccagctacttattgtccagattggttgaacagtttcttggggagaccttctctggtctgaagtttgagctggcagaatatcatcacagtcaattaagagtcccaatataacatcaacagcaatttgcaatgttatggagttgacatggttttgagtaaccagtgtattaaaaagaaaaaaaataaataaataaataaaaaaaaaaaggaaaacaagtcctagccacaacctatgattagctcattgacatttcaatttagttcatatacaggaccggctgctctataccttaaaatggccataaggcaccattcagctgtttcgtgtccatttcatcttagtatttagccagttgttgtgttgaagtaaaattttgctgatcttggcagattttaggataatccagactggcttgtaactctaacaagatatatgtcaacattttaggtgcagaacattttttttgggggggggggtgtgcaggaaaatcctcaacaccatggtgaggagtaaaactaatctttgtgacccacccagcgaggcatgagccaatccatgccagctctttcctgtcagatttcaagttctactttctgttgtttatttattttaggttttttttttttttttttttttagtttgtatgattgtttgtttgctgtgaggggtttttgaagccctgagtggtctgcagaaacagaagaacaataaacgtccttcgggaccagggaggaaagctttctctggtccgagcctggctccgcttctggaccaccccctccctcgcaatgaccatcgggatcgcttcgaaagagacactattaacaggccaaatgtaagagttttgggagaaggcacagaaggagaagctgggcttaaagaTGTGTATTCaatcaaataataaagaaaaaaatttaatatggagaaagaattgggaagcacaTTACaaaaggggcacagaactcccaacagggttgaccaaaagtgatcacCACGACGCATGATAATTGAGCTCTCTTTAGTTGaatgtaaggaaaagatccttcaatgtgctcgtgaaaaaatcaactgacaaatAGAGAAACCCcagtcagactcacagctgacctctcagaggaaactctgcaggccagaagagaatggagcaacatattccagattctaaaagcaaaaaattatagGTCTAGGGAAATTTACCAGCAAaacttccctttttctttccaaatgaaatagaattcttccagagtaaagaaaagctgaaagaatacacctcttccagatctgctgTACAAATGAtatttgaagatgttctcttgacacagaAAGGAACAGCagttaccaaaaccaaaggcaaatatgaagagcATCCCAATAAATCACAACAAAAGACTGAATCTAacaacaacccattgctaaaatgacaggacaaattACCTCCTATCCATATTAACGGCttcaactcatcaatcaaatgtcatagattagtacactggatcaaaaaacaaaacccagttatctgttgcctacagcagacatatctcaccaacaaagatcagtggaaactatctcatgaattatgatgtttttgtttttattttctattcttcaaaatagtttcttttctcatattaaattcttcactgactcatagatcatacagtagcatcattttcttcaagaagtttctagattttcatttcttcagtaacacatcagtcattcaatTGTAGAGGATCAGCAACACTTTACGATGTTGTgagcttctgtttttcttcctgttgattttgttttgtagcattTGATTTAAGGGAACttacagtaactgtgtagtggagacaaTCCCATCAGGTGTGAGAATACAATacaatatgtatctctacttccagatgaaagatagacttccaatgaaaccatttactgtatcttgacaataggatgctgggctctctgccattgcccaggCCTACAGcatcaggatgcacttaaatagcagactgatggacttaaaactgtttatgaagaactgtaccaTTGTAATGATATAAGGGAAAAAGTGTGGGGGAGGGGATTAGAGGAGGAGGTAagagaaatctcagagcctatggaaatgtatcataaaacaatttttaaaaatgaaaaaaataagatgaCATTTCCAAAAGAATTAATGAAATactgtttaaaaaaaggaaattagactactaaataaaattttaattaaaatgaaaagaatctcTTGAGCACTgtgcggtagcatagtggctaaagtcctctccatgcatgccccggaatcccatattggcaccagttcctatcttggcagccctgctccccatccagttacctgcctgtggcctgggatagcagtttaggacagaccaaagccttgggagcctgcacccttgtgggaaacgcaaaaataagcttctggcttctaTCTTTGCAtcagggtttctcatgtgggttctggttcatttcttggttactccactttccatcctgcttccCGCTAATGGATTGGAAATTGTGAAGCCcctcccaaagtcttgggaccctccatcagtgtgggatacccggaagtaGCTCTtgacttaggatcagctcagttctggtgttgtaactatttggggagtgaatcagcagatgaaagatcttcctcaatgtttctctttctatctgaaaaacctgcctttccaataaagtagtaataataaatcttttaaaaaaaagagtgttagAATTCCTAAATAAAAAGTTTGAGCTCCAAAGTCAGTGAGTTTTGTGTTTGAGTATAGTGGTTATGTTTTAGTTGTTAGAATTACATTCAttgagggagaatcaagatggcggaatagggtaaggacacgtttatgcggacagaaaaatatttaatcaggatgaaacagagaggacatatttcaggaaataggaagggacagaacaacagcagaggggtactaggagactgaccgacacaggaaagcagcggatacTCCAacacagtgatctgaactccaccagtaaccaggtgggaagggactttcactgggagctcaggtagTGAACCCatacaaagaactgtccgttctgctggtccgtttgatttgaccatgagcagagacagagcagcagatctcagatgggcagtgtgagaaagagtggatttcacagcccagtcagccccttagagctgaattgggcaccattttgcgtaatgaggaaagggcgagggaagggacggagcatgcactgagctgggagtgagctcatttctgtctcagtgaactgcaatgacgtggcattctatgggttccacccaggacaggtctgggtagcccttggatctgacggccagcagatcaagaactgtagtggttgtatatcaggcgtcattttgggcactgtggcaatagctttgggactgcaagGGACAATAGTGaattgcgcatgtgctgatctcgcgagaacttgctgagctCTGTGGATAGCACTGgttctgcaggaaaataatactgactgtggcattgtaccagtcaaaataggtccgtgtggcacccagacctaacatccaacaggttccagcaagatctgtgccaccaacaacctaattgtataggacacctggtgtctctctaatcctgggacttgctccaaccagaagttggagaaaggttgcagagacaacagtgcgacaacagtgcagcctcagcatggtatcacaggaggtggagagcagTGAGCCAAGAGCAGGGGCTGTGGATACCATGGTagaaatctgatataagaacccaaacctggaactcactggagtttgtggcacaagtggctgcaagcaaaaagctgtgtaccaaccgcaataagtaaaatcgcattgtagccctgtaggtgacacaacttagaaatctgccccaaggagaaaactctgctagcCAGAAGCGcaatgaccaggagcaaaagaagagagaaaaacacagtgaatattactgaagactcccctgccaacctcagagttaactgaggaagacatcgagaaaatggggcacacagaatccataagactcattttaaagattctgatcaacaatgagaagctcatgcaagagttcaaagaatttaaggaagcaataaagcaaatcaacattggtatatcagaaattaagaacatagtagagcaggttaaaagtacaatggagagtctccaaaatagaatgaaggaggtagaaggaggtagaagaaagaatctcagaattggaaggtatttcctgtcaccgggggaagcaaacaaaaagctggaagcagagctagatcaggcccaaaaaagtattcaagaaagacactattaataggccaaatataagagctatgggaatcccagaaggtgcagaaagagaaactggttttacaaatatatttaatgaaataataaaggaaaatttcactaagctagagaaagaattgggaaacaagttccaggaggggcacagaactcccaacaggcttgatcaaaagcgatcttcaccaagacacatgatcatcaagctctcttcaatcgaacataaggaaaagatccttaaatgtgcacgtgaaaaaaatcaattgacatacaaaggaatacCAGTTAagttcacaggagacctctcacaggaaactctacaggcaagaagagaatggagtgacatattccagattctaaaagaaaaaaaattgtcggcctaggataacatacccagcaaagctttcttttgtctttgaaaatgaaataaaatttttccacagtaaagaaaagctaaaagaatttgcctcttccaaacctgccctacaaatgatacttcaagaagttctcttgacagaaaagaggaatagcacctagcAAACCCAAATTTAAACAGGAAGCACATCCCAGtagaatgacaacagaagactaaaccaatgaacaacccattcttaagtgacaggaccaaagtaacacccatgtatattaaactctgaatgtcaatggcttaagctcaaacaaacgtcatagattagtacactggattaaaaaacaaaacccatctacttaTTGTCTGGagaagacacacttcaacaaagatcagtggaaactatatcacatggattttgttgttttctgttgttttcatctcttcaaaacacttccttctgattaaatcattcaatgactcatagatcacgcagtggcatcattttcttcaagaaggttcttgattttcattccttcagctacacattagtcatttagtagcatgttattt
This sequence is a window from Ochotona princeps isolate mOchPri1 chromosome 3, mOchPri1.hap1, whole genome shotgun sequence. Protein-coding genes within it:
- the LOC101521182 gene encoding olfactory receptor 5K3-like, producing the protein MPKENHSLSVEFVLTGFSDHPELKTLLFVVFFAIYLITMVGNLGLVALIYVERQLHTPMYIFLCNLALMDSCCSCAITPKMLENLFSKDKMISFYECMAQFYFLCLAETAECFLLAAMAYDRYVAICSPLHYHTRMSKTLCIQMTIGAYIAGNVHPIIEESFLLRLTFCGSHQINHFFCDVLPLYRLSCVDPYVNELVVLIVAGSILVLTITVVLISYFRILFTIFTMKSKEGRGKALSTCASHFLSVSIFYGSLLFMYTRPSSFKEGDKDVPVAIFYTIVIPLLNPFIYTLRNKEVINAIKRIVKKRKFCST